The Halorussus vallis DNA window CCGTCGGCGACGGCGTGACCGACGTGTCGGTCGGCGACCGCGTGCTGGCGTACTTCTACCTGACCTGCGGGCGATGCGACGCCTGCCGGGCGGGCCGGACCAACCGGTGCCACGACTTCGGCGGCTGGTTCGGCGTCCACCGTGACGGCGCGTACGCCGAGCAGACCGTGATACCCGCGGCCAACGTCCTCCCGCTGCCCGACGACGCGACGTTCGCGGAGGGCGCCGTCGCCGCCGACGGACTGGCGACGCCGCTCCACGTCTGCGAGCGCGCGGACGTCAGTGACGACGACACCGTCCTCGTCGTCGGGGCGGCGGGCCGCGTCGGGATACATCTGTGCCAGCTGGCCGCGCTGCGGGCGCGACGGTGCTCGCCGCCGACGTGGCCGACGACCGCCTCGCCCACGTCGATTCGGTCACCGGCGACGCCGTGGTTCCGCTCGACGCGCGGAACCCGAACTTCGTCGACCGAGTCCGCGACGCGACGCCCTCCGGCGACGGACCGACGGTCGTCGTCGACACCGTGGGCGACCCCGAGACGCTCCGGGACGCCTGGGAGTGCATGGCGATGGGCGGGCGCCTCGTCTCGCTGACGACCCACCACGACCGGGGCCTCGACGTGCCGCTCCGGGAGTACGTCGAGAAGGAGGCCGCGCTACTCGGGTCGCGCTACGCGACGATGGACGAGGTGGTGCGGGCGGCCCGCCTGCTCGCCGACGGTCGCGTCGAGGGAGTCGTCGCCGAGACGGTGTCGCTCGACGAGGTTCCGTCCGTCCACGAGGCCATCCGCCACGGGAACTCCCACGGCATGGTCGTCCTCGAACCCTGACCGAGCTTCCCGGCCACTCGTTCCCACCGTCCCCTCCGAGCAGCACCGCTAGTCGAGTCGTTCGCCATTGAGGACGATGTCGCGGTCGAAGGACATCGGCTCGCGGAGTGCGGCGTGGGCG harbors:
- a CDS encoding zinc-binding dehydrogenase, producing MADDRLAHVDSVTGDAVVPLDARNPNFVDRVRDATPSGDGPTVVVDTVGDPETLRDAWECMAMGGRLVSLTTHHDRGLDVPLREYVEKEAALLGSRYATMDEVVRAARLLADGRVEGVVAETVSLDEVPSVHEAIRHGNSHGMVVLEP